The Humulus lupulus chromosome 3, drHumLupu1.1, whole genome shotgun sequence genome window below encodes:
- the LOC133825357 gene encoding uncharacterized protein LOC133825357, translating into MACGGGTQTRNGGGSQTRTTPSQKTSTDDPTSTDTILFSVLDNTHISHDKARNPYFLAHSDHPGVCLVPKILTGGENYSSWKRSMMISLLAKNKVKFVNGKLPQPDPGDDDYDAWFQCNSMVISWILHVVSTEIANSIMYLDDVVAIWSELHDWFHQNNGPRVFEVKCSMQVLTQGCNNVQTYFTRLKALWDLVK; encoded by the coding sequence ATGGCTTGTGGAGGTGGCACTCAAACTCGCAATGGAGGAGGTTCTCAAACGCGAACTACACCTTCTCAAAAAACTTCCACAGACGACCCCACTTCAACAGATACCATTCTATTCTCTGTCTTGGATAACACTCACATTTCTCACGATAAAGCTCGTAACCCTTATTTCCTTGCCCATAGTGATCATCCTGGTGTCTGTCTTGTGCCCAAGATTCTTACTGGAGGAGAGAACTATAGTTCTTGGAAGCGATCAATGATGATCTCTCTACTTGCCAAGAACAAAGTCAAGTTTGTCAATGGAAAGCTGCCTCAACCTGATCCCGGTGATGATGATTATGATGCTTGGTTTCAATGCAATAGCATGGTCATTTCTTGGATTCTACATGTGGTTTCTACTGAAATAGCTAATAGCATCATGTACCTTGATGATGTTGTTGCCATATGGTCTGAGTTACATGATTGGTTTCATCAGAACAATGGCCCAAGAGTCTTTGAAGTGAAATGTTCTATGCAAGTTCTTACACAAGGTTGCAACAATGTTCAGACATACTTCACTCGGCTTAAAGCACTTTGGGACTTGGTCAAATAG